The genomic stretch GATTATCTCGGTCGGATATCGGGTTAAGTCGCTTGCTGGTACTCGTTTTCGACAGTGGGCTACTGCGGTCTTACGGGAGTACATCATTAAAGGTTTCACGATGGACGACGCCCGGATGGCCTCCGGTCCGGATGCGTATTGGCGAGAGCTCCTCGAACGGATACGTGATATCCGCTCGAGTGAGCGTCGGCTCTACCAGCAAGTCCTAGATCTATATGCCACGAGCGTGGATTACGATCCGAAGGCTGAGGTTAGCCGTGAGTTCTTCGCAACCGTGCAGAATAAACTACATTTTGCCGCGCACGGGCATACCGCTGCAGAGCTTATTTTTGAACGTGCCGACGCGACTCAACCGTTCATGGGTTTGACAAGCTTCAAGGGGCACCAGCCGAAATCCTCCGACGTGACTGTAGCTAAGAACTACCTTTCAGAGGAGGAGCTTTCTCGGTTGAACCTCATAGTATCGGCGTATTTCGATGCAGCCGAATTGCGTGCGCAAATGCATCAGGTGACTCGCATGGAGGACTGGCTCGTTCATTTGGACAATATGTTGGTTGCCATGGACGCTCCTGTGCTTGAGAACGCCGGAAAGCGAACTAAGGCTCAGGCGGATGCGTATGCAAAGGCCGAACTAGCCAAGTATCGAGAGTCGATAGCTGACGAACCGACGCCGGTGGAGCGCGCGTATCTCGACACAATTAAAGCGGCTCAAAAGCAGGTGGAGAAGGAATGAACTCGGTAGAAAAGCTCGTCGACAAACTCTGTCCAGACGGGGTGCAATATGTACCGCTGGGCGAACTTGCAAATTACCAGCAACCTACAAAGTTTCTGGTTTCGTCTACCAATTACGACGATTCTTACACTACTCCGGTGTTAACAGCCGGCCGGACGTTTATCTTGGGATATACAGATGAAGAAGACGGAATCTACCCGGCATCTGATAAGAATCCAGTCGTCATATTCGACGATTTCACTACCGCTTCAAAATGGGTTGATTTTCGGTTTAAAGCAAAATCATCAGCTATGAAGTTGATAACGGCTAGGGACGGATCTCCACTCTCGTTGAAATTTATTTACTACGTTCTTCAGAGTCTCAATTATCAGCCGAGCAACCATGAGCGTCACTGGATTTCCAAATTCTCGAAGATCAGAGTTCCCTGGCCACCCAAATCGGTGCGTGAAAGAATCGTTGGGATTCTTGACTCGTTTACTGCGCTCGAAGCGGAGCTGGAAGCGGAGCTGGAAGCGGAGCTGGAAGCGCGCCGCAGGCAATACGAGTATTACCGCGACGCGCTTCTCACCTTCCCACCTGAGGGGGGGCCGATCAGGTGGGCGACCTTGGGTAGCACTTTTCAAATGGCAGCCGGTAAAGCAATCAAGGCGAACCAAATTAGTGCCACACACTCTGCGGCAACACCTATTCCGTGTTTCGGAGGAAATGGGATCCGCGGTTACGTATCCACGCCAAGCGATACAGAACCTGCCATTTTCATCGGTCGACAAGGTGCTCTCTGTGGGAATATTGCCCGTTCTTCTGGCCCATTTTTTGCTACGGAGCATGCTGTCGTCACGAGACCAAAAGACAACGACATGATCAGCATACATTGGGCGTACCACCTGTTAACTCATCTCAACCTCAATCAATATGCCACGAAATCAGCTCAGCCCGGCTTATCTGTAAAGAGACTTGAGCGCGTGAAAATCCCAGTCCCGCCGCTTGAGGAGCAGGAGCGCATCGTCGCGATCCTCGACAAGTTCGACGCCCTCGTCAACGACATCAGCTCCGGCCTACCCGCCGAGATCGAGGCCCGGCGCAAACAGTACGAGTACTATCGAGATAAGCTCCTCACCTTCCCCGAGCTCAAGGAGGACGCAACATCATGAACGAACCCAACTCGGCCTACGGATACTTGCCCGTAGCGGTCAGCGACCAGGCGACCGTCGTCGCCACCTATGAACGTGATGCCGAACGGCACGTCGACTACCAATCCGAAGCCGACCTCGAACGCGCCTTCATCACCCAACTCGAAAAACAAGCCTACGAACGCCTCCACATCACCAGCGAAGCCGACCTCATCGCAAACGTCCGCACCCAAATCGAAGCGCTCAACAACTTCCAGTTCACAGACACCGAATGGCAACGCTTCTTCACTACCGTCATCGCCAACCAAAACGAAGGCATCGTAGAGAAAACCGCCAAAATACAAGAAGACGGCCACATCCAACTCCTCACCCGCGACGACGGCAGCACCAAAAACATCCTCCTCCTCAACAAAACACACATCCACGCCAACCGGCTGCAAGTACTCAACCAGTACGAAACCACCGGAAACTATGACAACCGTTACGACGTGACGATCCTCGTCAACGGCCTACCCATGATCCACGTCGAACTCAAACGCCGAGGCGTGCCACTGCGCGAAGCCTTCAACCAGATCAACCGCTACCAGCGCGACTCCTTCTGGGCCGGCTCCGGACTCTACGAATACATCCAAATCTTCGTCATCAGCAACGGCACCCTCACCAAGTACTACTCCAACACCACCCGCGACCTCGTCATCCGCGAAAACGGCAACAAACCCAACGCCAAGAAAACCTCCAACAGCTTCGCCTTCACCCAATGGTGGGCCGACGGCGCCAACCAACCCATCACCGACCTCATCGACTTCGCCAAAACCTTCTTCGCCAAACACACAATCCTCAACATCCTCACCAAATACTGCATTTTTAACACCCAGCGCACGCTCATGGTCATGCGCCCCTACCAGATCGTCGCCGCAGAACGCATCATCAACCGCATCGAAACATCCACCAACCAAAAGCAATACGGCACGCTCGCAGCCGGCGGATACATCTGGCACACCACCGGCTCCGGCAAAACGCTCACCAGTTTTAAAACAGCCCAACTAGCCACGCAGCTCGGCACAGTCGACAAGGTGCTCTTCGTCGTCGACCGTAAAGACCTCGACTACCAGACCATGGCCGAATACGACCGCTTCCAAAAAGGCGCCGCCAACTCCAACACGTCCACCGCCGAACTCAAACGCCAGATCGAGGACACGACG from Trueperella bialowiezensis encodes the following:
- a CDS encoding virulence RhuM family protein; its protein translation is MSTGSELVFYQDESGVTQLQVRLEDETVWLSQAQMVELFQTSKSNVSEHISHVFEEGELEREATVRDFRTVRQEGSRVVERDITHYNLDVIISVGYRVKSLAGTRFRQWATAVLREYIIKGFTMDDARMASGPDAYWRELLERIRDIRSSERRLYQQVLDLYATSVDYDPKAEVSREFFATVQNKLHFAAHGHTAAELIFERADATQPFMGLTSFKGHQPKSSDVTVAKNYLSEEELSRLNLIVSAYFDAAELRAQMHQVTRMEDWLVHLDNMLVAMDAPVLENAGKRTKAQADAYAKAELAKYRESIADEPTPVERAYLDTIKAAQKQVEKE
- a CDS encoding restriction endonuclease subunit S, translated to MNSVEKLVDKLCPDGVQYVPLGELANYQQPTKFLVSSTNYDDSYTTPVLTAGRTFILGYTDEEDGIYPASDKNPVVIFDDFTTASKWVDFRFKAKSSAMKLITARDGSPLSLKFIYYVLQSLNYQPSNHERHWISKFSKIRVPWPPKSVRERIVGILDSFTALEAELEAELEAELEARRRQYEYYRDALLTFPPEGGPIRWATLGSTFQMAAGKAIKANQISATHSAATPIPCFGGNGIRGYVSTPSDTEPAIFIGRQGALCGNIARSSGPFFATEHAVVTRPKDNDMISIHWAYHLLTHLNLNQYATKSAQPGLSVKRLERVKIPVPPLEEQERIVAILDKFDALVNDISSGLPAEIEARRKQYEYYRDKLLTFPELKEDATS